One Azoarcus sp. DN11 DNA segment encodes these proteins:
- the zapD gene encoding cell division protein ZapD translates to MISYEYPLNERIRTLLRLEDLYYKLAHFSRGDAPQDHHVTLLTLFEILEVAGRADLKVDLVQELERQRQILISFRNNPEISEEALSGALYEIEQASSSLLAMAGKIGQYLRENEWLMAIRSRASIPGGVCQFDLPSYHFWLQRDADQRRHDLSNWVHPMLPIRDGLAIVLRLLRASGRPETQVARSGTYQLMMAGRSAQMLRLRLSPADAVVPEISANKYALNVRFMLSETVIRPRLSDRDVEFELTFCSL, encoded by the coding sequence GTGATCAGCTACGAATATCCTCTTAACGAGCGTATCCGCACCCTCCTGCGTCTGGAAGACCTGTACTACAAGCTCGCGCACTTTTCGCGCGGCGATGCCCCGCAAGACCATCACGTCACGTTGCTGACCCTGTTCGAGATCCTGGAAGTCGCGGGCCGCGCCGACCTCAAGGTCGACCTCGTGCAGGAACTCGAGCGCCAGCGCCAGATCCTCATCTCCTTCCGCAACAACCCCGAGATCTCCGAGGAAGCCCTGTCGGGCGCCCTCTACGAGATCGAGCAGGCGTCGTCGTCGCTGCTCGCCATGGCGGGCAAGATCGGCCAGTACTTGCGCGAGAACGAATGGCTGATGGCGATCCGCAGCCGTGCCTCCATCCCCGGCGGCGTGTGCCAGTTCGATCTGCCCTCCTACCATTTCTGGCTGCAGCGCGACGCCGACCAGCGCCGGCACGACCTCTCGAACTGGGTGCACCCGATGCTGCCGATCCGCGACGGCCTCGCGATCGTCCTGCGCCTGCTGCGCGCCAGCGGCCGCCCCGAAACACAGGTCGCCCGCAGCGGCACCTACCAGCTGATGATGGCCGGACGCAGCGCCCAGATGCTGCGCCTGCGCCTGTCGCCGGCCGACGCGGTCGTGCCCGAGATCAGCGCCAACAAGTACGCGCTCAACGTCCGCTTCATGCTGTCGGAAACGGTCATCCGCCCACGACTGTCCGACCGCGACGTAGAATTCGAACTTACCTTCTGCAGCCTCTGA
- the coaE gene encoding dephospho-CoA kinase (Dephospho-CoA kinase (CoaE) performs the final step in coenzyme A biosynthesis.), protein MSDTPYVVGLTGGIGSGKSAAADRFAELGVAIVDTDVIAHELTAPGGRAIPAIREAFGDAVITPEGALDRKAMRDRAFADPNERRRLEAILHPAIGAESLRQVNAASTPYVMLVVPLLVESGKYRERCHRLCVVDCPVDVQIARVMTRSKLPEDQVRAIMATQASREQRLAAADDVINNSGDLGALIAQVDRLHEKYLAAARAVA, encoded by the coding sequence ATGAGCGACACCCCTTACGTCGTCGGCCTCACGGGCGGCATCGGCAGCGGCAAGAGCGCCGCCGCCGACCGCTTCGCCGAACTCGGCGTCGCGATCGTCGACACCGATGTCATCGCCCACGAACTGACCGCGCCCGGCGGCAGGGCGATCCCCGCGATCCGCGAGGCCTTCGGCGATGCGGTCATCACGCCGGAAGGCGCGCTCGACCGCAAGGCGATGCGCGACCGCGCCTTCGCCGACCCGAACGAACGGCGCCGGCTCGAAGCGATCCTCCACCCCGCGATCGGCGCCGAAAGCCTCCGCCAGGTGAACGCGGCAAGCACGCCCTACGTCATGCTGGTCGTGCCCCTGCTCGTCGAATCCGGCAAGTATCGCGAGCGCTGCCACCGCCTGTGTGTCGTCGACTGCCCCGTCGACGTCCAGATTGCCCGCGTCATGACCCGCAGCAAGCTGCCCGAGGACCAGGTGCGCGCGATCATGGCGACGCAGGCGAGCCGTGAACAACGCCTCGCGGCCGCCGACGACGTCATCAACAACAGCGGCGACCTCGGTGCGCTGATCGCACAGGTCGACCGCCTACACGAAAAGTACCTCGCCGCCGCCCGCGCGGTTGCCTGA
- a CDS encoding SPOR domain-containing protein has protein sequence MRIVFVILVLLNLLALASIRGWLGTAAPEGESERLSNQLNPDRIILRPGSDTLPRETETPPPAPPAEPTAAAPEAGNGRATTPAAPAAATPPAAACVEIGGLAENEANAVLQNVIAGKPGLRTDHKTSSTPSAWWVRIPPSGGREAAERRAAELRAQGISELFIVNDAGPNQYAISLGLFKTEAKAQQHLANLQARQVRGAGIATRSTTIHRIEVHGPATALRAVTSSPTVRRSGATISECTP, from the coding sequence ATGCGCATCGTGTTCGTCATCCTCGTGCTGCTCAACCTGCTCGCCCTGGCATCCATCCGGGGCTGGCTGGGCACCGCTGCCCCGGAAGGCGAGTCCGAGCGCCTCAGCAACCAGCTCAATCCGGATCGCATCATCCTGCGCCCCGGCAGCGACACCCTGCCGCGAGAGACCGAGACCCCGCCGCCGGCCCCCCCCGCGGAGCCGACGGCCGCAGCGCCGGAAGCCGGCAACGGCCGGGCGACAACACCGGCCGCGCCGGCAGCGGCCACTCCCCCGGCAGCGGCCTGCGTCGAGATCGGCGGGCTCGCCGAGAACGAGGCGAACGCCGTCCTGCAGAATGTCATCGCCGGAAAACCGGGACTGCGCACCGACCACAAGACCAGCAGCACGCCCAGCGCCTGGTGGGTACGCATTCCTCCGTCCGGCGGGCGTGAAGCCGCCGAACGGCGCGCCGCCGAATTGCGCGCCCAGGGAATCTCCGAGCTCTTCATCGTGAACGACGCCGGCCCCAACCAGTACGCGATCTCGCTCGGCCTGTTCAAGACCGAAGCCAAGGCGCAGCAGCACCTTGCCAACCTCCAGGCGCGGCAGGTGCGGGGCGCCGGCATCGCCACGCGATCGACCACCATTCACCGTATCGAGGTGCACGGTCCGGCCACCGCGCTCAGGGCCGTCACCAGCTCGCCGACCGTTCGCCGGTCGGGCGCCACCATCAGCGAGTGCACACCATGA